Proteins encoded in a region of the Pocillopora verrucosa isolate sample1 chromosome 11, ASM3666991v2, whole genome shotgun sequence genome:
- the LOC131783789 gene encoding neuropeptide FF receptor 1-like — protein MNSTAEPNVQNLFRDQMAVKAIMTLLYVIILILSIVGNALVITIICRFKHLKRVPGNLFIVNLALCDLLTPLISIPLEMALVENSGKWPFGSFLCKMFPVAATLFATSSSLTLAAISLDRYRTLMHPFKQRLDTRTVKKLIAFVHCFSGILVIPYLITSRLSPNSVCGEVWPNEVLSKIYTFVLFLAQYALPLMFMAFMYIHTARNLFMTTSKARSLSFSSASSKDRRNGSPKPDNSPKASEDGSLNNTLDKHFRQHRDHNAQVTKVFVAIVVIFALFTLPIEVLWIWGDFAGGKTHRLYPTIAVICRLFTYANSCLNPFIFYKFNRDFHQGFVAVSRHLSSCGDDSSLQSNSSSPVGNGKYAPLWLTPRGSLSTPRFLTPRGSFQSIPRHSGNFLDHQSNTNHNGNKMKKCLDIPSMDQPCSHSKATHVSNYLSGDTLGFPALNSASDPCISNANCKISINVSFYESDLTIELDRLESLAGLPQTDC, from the coding sequence ATGAACTCGACAGCAGAACCAAACGTACAAAACTTGTTTCGCGACCAGATGGCAGTCAAAGCGATAATGACTCTTCTCTACGTTATCATCTTAATCCTAAGCATCGTAGGCAATGCTTTGGTCATAACAATAATTTGCAGGTTTAAACATTTGAAGCGCGTTCCCGGCAATCTTTTCATTGTGAATCTCGCTTTGTGCGATTTGCTTACCCCACTGATTAGCATTCCTCTTGAAATGGCGTTGGTAGAAAACAGTGGCAAGTGGCCATTCGGGTCCTTCTTGTGCAAGATGTTTCCAGTGGCCGCAACTTTGTTTGCGACTTCTTCATCCCTCACACTGGCAGCAATCTCACTGGATCGATACAGGACACTGATGCATCCATTCAAGCAGCGTTTGGACACAAGAACCGTCAAGAAGCTTATTGCGTTTGTTCACTGCTTTTCAGGGATCTTGGTCATTCCCTATTTGATAACCTCGCGATTGTCACCAAATTCCGTTTGTGGAGAAGTTTGGCCTAACGAAGTCCTCTCCAAGATTTACACATTTGTTCTGTTTCTTGCCCAGTACGCTCTCCCTCTGATGTTCATGGCCTTCATGTACATCCACACAGCAAGGAATCTCTTCATGACCACGAGCAAGGCACGTTCCTTATCGTTTTCATCTGCATCGTCGAAGGATAGAAGAAATGGGTCACCAAAACCGGACAACAGTCCAAAAGCCTCAGAGGATGGAAGCCTAAACAACACCCTAGATAAACACTTTCGTCAGCACCGTGACCATAACGCTCAAGTTACTAAAGTTTTTGTGGCCATCGTTGTGATATTCGCTTTGTTTACGTTGCCCATTGAGGTCCTATGGATTTGGGGAGACTTTGCTGGAGGGAAAACCCACAGACTCTACCCAACTATAGCCGTCATCTGCCGTCTTTTTACATACGCCAATAGCTGTTTGAATCCATTTATCTTCTACAAGTTTAACCGCGATTTTCACCAGGGGTTTGTGGCCGTCTCCAGACATCTATCCTCTTGCGGAGATGATAGCTCTCTGCAATCCAACAGCAGTTCTCCCGTTGGAAATGGAAAGTACGCTCCTTTGTGGCTGACACCACGTGGGTCATTGAGCACACCAAGGTTTCTAACACCCAGAGGATCATTTCAAAGTATTCCAAGACATTCAGGGAACTTTTTGGATCACCAGTCAAATACAAATCATAACggcaacaaaatgaaaaagtgcTTGGATATCCCTTCAATGGACCAACCGTGTAGTCATTCGAAAGCGACCCATGTTTCGAACTATCTCAGTGGAGATACGCTGGGTTTCCCAGCTTTGAACAGTGCCTCGGATCCTTGCATTTCGAATGCTAACTGCAAAATATCTATAAACGTTTCCTTTTACGAAAGCGATTTAACCATCGAGTTGGACAGGTTAGAGTCACTTGCGGGTCTTCCCCAGACAGACTGTTAG